One segment of Acidovorax sp. DW039 DNA contains the following:
- a CDS encoding feruloyl-CoA synthase — protein MAHHPAPRYRPLRFGVTEVTTRPGADGVVYVRATQDLQPHPVRLTDRLAHWAETTPDRTWMAQRVKNADGSLGDWRHISYREAWASARRIAQALLSRNLSADRPVVMLSENDLEHALLSLGCLVAGVPQCTVSAAYSTVSKDYDKLRHAVNTLTPGLVFASCAERFGPAIEATVGADVEVALIEGTLPGRSTTPFNALLATEATPAVDAAHAAITRDSIAKFMFTSGSTKAPKAVIITHGMWTANLQQMNQSMPVLTEGDLVLVDWLPWNHTFGGNHNFGIVIYNGGTLYLDEGRPTPAGMAETIRNLREIAPTVYFNVPTGFEVIAHTMKTDAQLRKNLLSRVKMFFFAAAALSQPIWDALFEVAEQEVGERIVMNTGLGMTEGCPFCLAVNSPFVQAGDIGVPTPGLELKLVPIDGKIEVRYRGPNITQGYWRNAEATREAFDEEGFYCSGDAVKWIDEADLNRGLKFDGRIAEDFKLSTGTFVSVGPMRAKIIAACAPYVQDAVITGINLKEVGALLIPTPHVRTLAGLPGDASLQQVLESAPVQQYFQNALNQLAAQATGSATRVARMHLMAAPPSLDKGEITDKGSINQRAVLKHRANLVEAMHEGKLPFTLVLQK, from the coding sequence ATGGCCCACCACCCTGCCCCCCGCTACCGCCCCCTGCGCTTCGGCGTGACCGAAGTGACAACCCGCCCCGGAGCCGATGGCGTGGTCTACGTGCGTGCCACGCAAGACCTGCAGCCCCACCCCGTGCGGCTGACAGACCGCCTGGCGCACTGGGCCGAAACCACGCCCGACCGCACCTGGATGGCGCAGCGCGTGAAGAACGCGGACGGCAGCCTGGGCGACTGGCGTCACATCAGCTACCGCGAGGCCTGGGCATCCGCCCGCCGCATTGCCCAGGCATTGCTGAGCCGCAACCTGAGTGCCGACCGCCCCGTGGTCATGCTCAGCGAAAACGATCTGGAGCACGCCCTGCTGTCGCTGGGCTGCCTGGTGGCGGGCGTGCCGCAGTGCACGGTGTCTGCCGCCTACTCCACCGTGAGCAAGGACTACGACAAGCTGCGCCATGCCGTGAACACCCTCACGCCCGGCTTGGTGTTTGCCAGCTGCGCCGAGCGCTTTGGCCCTGCGATTGAGGCCACCGTGGGTGCCGATGTGGAAGTGGCGCTAATCGAAGGCACGCTGCCCGGCCGCAGCACCACGCCATTCAACGCCCTGTTGGCCACCGAAGCCACGCCCGCCGTGGACGCTGCACACGCTGCCATCACGCGGGACAGCATTGCCAAGTTCATGTTCACCTCGGGCTCCACCAAGGCGCCCAAGGCCGTGATCATCACGCACGGCATGTGGACGGCCAACCTGCAGCAGATGAACCAGTCCATGCCCGTGCTGACGGAAGGAGACTTGGTGCTGGTGGACTGGCTGCCGTGGAACCACACCTTTGGCGGCAACCACAACTTCGGCATCGTCATCTACAACGGTGGCACGCTGTACCTGGACGAAGGCCGGCCCACGCCCGCAGGCATGGCCGAGACCATCCGCAACCTGCGCGAGATCGCGCCCACGGTGTACTTCAACGTGCCCACGGGTTTTGAGGTGATTGCGCACACGATGAAGACCGACGCCCAGCTGCGCAAGAACCTGCTCAGCCGCGTGAAGATGTTCTTCTTTGCCGCCGCCGCGCTGTCGCAGCCCATCTGGGACGCGCTGTTCGAAGTGGCCGAGCAGGAGGTGGGCGAGCGCATCGTGATGAACACCGGCCTGGGCATGACCGAAGGCTGCCCCTTCTGCCTGGCGGTGAACAGCCCCTTTGTGCAAGCGGGCGACATTGGCGTGCCCACACCAGGGCTGGAGCTAAAGCTGGTGCCCATCGACGGCAAGATCGAGGTGCGCTACCGCGGCCCCAACATCACGCAAGGCTACTGGCGCAACGCCGAAGCCACCCGCGAGGCGTTTGACGAGGAAGGCTTCTATTGCTCGGGCGACGCGGTGAAGTGGATCGACGAAGCCGACCTGAACCGGGGCCTGAAGTTCGACGGCCGCATTGCCGAGGACTTCAAGCTCTCTACCGGCACCTTCGTGAGCGTGGGGCCGATGCGCGCCAAGATCATCGCCGCCTGCGCACCCTATGTGCAGGACGCCGTCATCACCGGCATCAACCTCAAGGAAGTGGGCGCGCTGCTGATTCCCACACCGCACGTGCGCACCCTGGCGGGCCTGCCGGGCGATGCCAGCCTGCAGCAGGTGCTGGAGAGCGCCCCTGTGCAGCAATATTTTCAGAACGCGCTGAACCAGCTGGCCGCGCAGGCCACCGGCAGCGCCACCCGCGTGGCCCGCATGCACCTGATGGCAGCGCCCCCGTCGCTGGACAAGGGCGAGATCACCGACAAGGGCTCCATCAACCAGCGTGCCGTGCTCAAACACCGCGCCAACCTGGTGGAAGCCATGCACGAAGGCAAGCTGCCCTTCACCCTCGTGCTCCAGAAATAA
- a CDS encoding crotonase/enoyl-CoA hydratase family protein: MTTNPDLQLELRGPQNNIAVIRLARPTKRNALNDGLILALRDLMDNLPEGVGAAVIHGEGDHFCAGLDLSELKERDAGQGLQHSRMWHTALERVQFGPVPVIAALHGAVVGGGLELASSCHIRVADETTFYALPEGSRGIFVGGGGSVRIPRLIGTARMMDMMMTGRVYNAVDGEKAGFAQYLVPTGTAFDKALELAGRIAQNAPLTNYALMHALPRIAEQPSDQGLMAEAMMAAIAQSAPEAKARVRAFLEGKAAKVSKD, from the coding sequence ATGACCACTAATCCCGATCTCCAGCTGGAACTGCGCGGCCCACAGAACAACATTGCCGTGATCCGGCTGGCCCGTCCCACCAAGCGCAATGCCCTGAACGACGGGCTCATCCTGGCGCTGCGCGACCTGATGGACAACCTGCCCGAAGGCGTGGGTGCCGCCGTGATCCATGGCGAAGGCGACCATTTCTGCGCCGGGCTGGACCTGAGCGAGCTGAAGGAGCGCGACGCGGGCCAGGGCCTGCAGCACTCCCGCATGTGGCACACCGCGCTGGAGCGCGTGCAGTTCGGCCCCGTGCCCGTCATCGCTGCGCTGCACGGTGCCGTGGTGGGTGGCGGGCTGGAACTGGCAAGTAGCTGCCACATCCGCGTGGCCGACGAGACCACGTTCTATGCGCTGCCTGAAGGCTCGCGCGGCATTTTTGTGGGCGGGGGTGGTTCGGTGCGCATTCCGCGCCTGATCGGCACCGCCCGCATGATGGACATGATGATGACGGGCCGCGTCTACAACGCTGTCGATGGCGAAAAGGCAGGCTTTGCCCAGTACCTCGTGCCCACCGGCACCGCGTTTGACAAGGCGCTGGAGCTGGCAGGCCGCATTGCCCAGAACGCACCGCTAACCAACTACGCGCTGATGCACGCCCTGCCCCGCATTGCCGAGCAGCCCAGCGACCAGGGCCTGATGGCCGAAGCCATGATGGCCGCCATTGCCCAGAGCGCCCCCGAAGCCAAGGCACGCGTGCGCGCCTTCCTCGAAGGCAAGGCCGCCAAGGTCAGCAAAGACTGA
- a CDS encoding thiolase family protein: MNAFIPYGIYWSTPFAKWQGSLAHLNALPLAAQVGKQAMAERGYDLTQVDLAILGLTNPQKGSFYGLPWVTGLMGIDRVAGPTVQQACATSVRALQMAAQEVACGTATSALLVMCDRQSNGPVVYYPDPTGTGGYGITEHWVPDNMGHDPYAKNPMIQTGENVAKRYGITTEEQHALKLHRYQQYQQALADDRAFQKRYMVDVPISDAKFRKQTGVLAADEGVFPTTAEGLAKLKPVLEGGTVTFGGQTHPADGNAGAIVTTRERARAASRDPGIEVEILGFGMSRVEPGYMPMAPSPAAFNALKAAGLAVGDVHAIKTHNPFAVNDIALARDTGFAWERMNNYGSSIIWGHPQAPTGLRAIVEMIEELVLRGGGVGLFTGCAAGDTGFAMALRVMDSRKG, from the coding sequence ATGAACGCGTTCATCCCCTACGGAATCTATTGGTCCACCCCGTTTGCCAAATGGCAGGGTTCGCTGGCGCACCTCAATGCCCTGCCCCTGGCTGCGCAGGTGGGCAAGCAGGCCATGGCAGAGCGGGGTTACGACCTGACGCAGGTGGATCTGGCCATTCTGGGGTTGACCAACCCGCAAAAAGGCAGCTTCTACGGCCTGCCCTGGGTAACGGGCCTCATGGGCATTGACCGGGTGGCCGGGCCCACGGTGCAGCAGGCCTGCGCCACCAGCGTGCGGGCGCTGCAGATGGCTGCGCAAGAGGTGGCCTGCGGCACGGCCACCAGCGCGCTGCTGGTGATGTGCGACCGCCAGTCCAACGGCCCGGTGGTGTATTACCCCGACCCCACGGGCACCGGCGGCTACGGCATCACCGAGCACTGGGTGCCCGACAACATGGGCCACGACCCCTACGCCAAGAACCCCATGATCCAGACCGGTGAGAACGTGGCCAAGCGCTACGGCATCACCACCGAGGAGCAGCACGCCCTCAAGCTGCACCGCTACCAGCAATACCAGCAGGCGCTGGCGGATGACCGCGCGTTCCAGAAGCGCTACATGGTGGATGTGCCGATCTCGGACGCGAAATTCCGCAAGCAGACGGGCGTGCTGGCGGCGGACGAGGGCGTGTTTCCCACCACCGCCGAGGGGCTGGCCAAGCTCAAGCCCGTGCTGGAAGGCGGCACGGTCACGTTTGGCGGGCAGACCCACCCGGCCGATGGCAACGCCGGGGCCATCGTGACCACCCGCGAGCGGGCCCGCGCGGCCTCGCGCGATCCGGGCATCGAGGTGGAAATCCTGGGCTTTGGCATGTCCCGGGTGGAGCCCGGCTACATGCCCATGGCGCCCTCGCCCGCGGCCTTCAATGCGCTCAAGGCAGCAGGGCTGGCAGTGGGCGATGTGCACGCCATCAAGACGCACAACCCCTTTGCCGTGAACGACATCGCCCTGGCGCGCGACACCGGCTTTGCCTGGGAGCGCATGAACAACTACGGCAGCTCCATCATCTGGGGCCACCCCCAGGCACCCACGGGCTTGCGCGCCATCGTCGAAATGATCGAGGAGCTGGTGCTGCGCGGGGGCGGTGTAGGCCTGTTCACTGGCTGCGCTGCGGGCGACACCGGCTTTGCCATGGCCCTGCGCGTGATGGACAGCCGCAAGGGCTGA
- a CDS encoding thiolase family protein, translating into MKAFAARLDACLVDGVRTPLVDYCGPLGHVSPTDMGIKVARAVLERSGVPAQDVDSVITGSMAQADFDAYVLPRHIGLYAGVPQAVPSILVQRICGTGFELFRQAADQIALGYAEVALVVGTESMTRNPIAAYTHRSGFRLGAPVEFKDFLVEALNDTAGPVTMIETAENLAKKYGITRAEVDAFASQSFTRAVRAQAEGFFEGEIVPVVTEQFALEGYAHRGITLPRKVEALTKDTHPRPSPAETLATLRTVYPGGVQTAGNSSALVDGAVGAVVASNGYVARRGLKPLAHLRGAAAVGVPPELMGIGPAPAIRALLQTTGLTLQDIGLFEINEAQGAQTLAVGRELGLDLDKLNVNGGAIALGHPLAATGVRLTVTLARELRRRGLRWGISSACVGGGQGIALLIENPEA; encoded by the coding sequence ATGAAAGCTTTTGCTGCTCGCCTGGATGCCTGTCTGGTCGATGGGGTGCGCACCCCGCTGGTGGACTACTGCGGCCCGCTGGGCCATGTCTCGCCCACCGACATGGGCATCAAGGTGGCGCGCGCGGTGCTGGAGCGCTCGGGCGTGCCCGCGCAGGATGTGGATTCGGTCATCACCGGCTCCATGGCGCAGGCGGACTTTGATGCCTACGTGCTGCCCCGCCACATCGGCCTGTATGCCGGTGTGCCGCAGGCGGTGCCTTCCATCCTGGTGCAGCGCATCTGTGGCACGGGCTTTGAGCTGTTTCGCCAGGCGGCAGACCAGATTGCGCTGGGCTATGCCGAGGTGGCGCTGGTGGTGGGCACCGAGTCCATGACGCGCAACCCGATTGCGGCCTACACCCACCGCAGCGGCTTCCGGCTGGGGGCTCCGGTGGAGTTCAAGGACTTTCTGGTCGAGGCCTTGAACGACACGGCAGGCCCCGTGACCATGATCGAGACCGCAGAGAACCTCGCCAAGAAATACGGCATCACCCGTGCCGAGGTGGATGCCTTTGCATCGCAGTCGTTTACGCGCGCGGTGCGTGCGCAGGCCGAGGGCTTTTTTGAGGGCGAGATCGTGCCCGTGGTAACCGAGCAGTTTGCGCTGGAAGGCTACGCCCACCGGGGCATCACGCTGCCGCGCAAGGTGGAGGCCCTGACCAAAGACACCCACCCCCGCCCCTCACCGGCAGAGACGCTGGCCACGCTGCGCACCGTGTACCCCGGTGGCGTGCAAACGGCGGGCAACAGCTCGGCCCTGGTGGATGGTGCCGTGGGTGCCGTGGTGGCCAGCAACGGCTATGTGGCGCGGCGCGGCCTCAAGCCACTGGCGCATCTGCGCGGCGCAGCGGCGGTGGGCGTGCCCCCCGAGCTGATGGGCATTGGCCCGGCCCCGGCCATTCGTGCCCTGCTGCAGACCACCGGCCTCACCCTGCAGGACATTGGCCTGTTCGAAATCAACGAAGCCCAGGGCGCGCAGACGCTGGCCGTGGGCCGCGAGTTGGGACTGGACCTGGACAAGCTCAACGTGAACGGCGGCGCGATTGCCCTGGGCCACCCGCTGGCCGCCACCGGTGTGCGCCTGACGGTGACGCTGGCACGCGAGCTGCGCCGCCGTGGCCTGCGCTGGGGCATCTCCAGCGCCTGTGTGGGCGGTGGGCAGGGCATTGCGCTGCTGATTGAAAACCCGGAAGCCTGA
- a CDS encoding acyl CoA:acetate/3-ketoacid CoA transferase, protein MKIITAAQVGALIPDNATIFLGGLAVTSLPEEVLKGVEKSFLETGHPRNLTTWACGAIGNSKDAGMVHFAHPGMIRRTVAGHFGQTGAEMMKMVYEGQVEAYNFPQGSLSHLTRHIASRSPGLLTKVGLGTFVDPRIEGGKLNSTCSEDLVKLVEFNGEEWLYYPAPKIDVAIIRGTLADEKGNITLDKEGMLLEQINIAHAAKACGGIVIVQVERIVKAGTLHPKAVKVPGVSVDYVLVSQPENHMQTIATQFNPAFSGDVRVPVNSLEPMPLDERKVIARRCAMELQPGAITNLGIGIPAGVPSVAAEEGVADLLTLSIESGITGGIPAQLGDFGVAYNADAIIEQSLQFDFYDGGGLDASFLGLAQADNQGNVNVSKFNGRPVGCGGFINITRSTKKLVFCGTFTAGGLEVQVADGRLTIVKEGKSRKFIDKVEQITFNGLDAAQRQQDVLFVTERAVFQLTTEGLELTEIAPGVDLERDVLAHMGFKPLMRNVRTMDAALFQAQWGGLAPLMASRQKV, encoded by the coding sequence ATGAAAATCATCACCGCAGCCCAGGTGGGCGCCCTGATTCCTGACAACGCCACCATCTTCCTGGGCGGCTTGGCCGTGACCAGCCTGCCGGAGGAAGTCCTCAAGGGCGTGGAAAAGAGTTTTCTCGAAACCGGCCACCCCCGCAACCTGACCACCTGGGCCTGCGGTGCCATCGGCAACAGCAAGGATGCGGGCATGGTGCACTTTGCGCACCCCGGCATGATCCGCCGCACCGTGGCGGGCCACTTCGGGCAGACGGGCGCGGAGATGATGAAGATGGTCTACGAGGGCCAGGTGGAGGCGTACAACTTTCCGCAAGGCAGCCTCTCGCACCTCACGCGCCACATTGCCAGCCGCAGCCCTGGCCTGCTGACCAAGGTGGGGCTGGGCACGTTTGTGGACCCGCGCATCGAAGGCGGCAAGCTCAACAGCACCTGCAGCGAAGACTTGGTGAAACTGGTGGAGTTCAACGGCGAAGAGTGGCTGTACTACCCCGCGCCCAAGATCGATGTGGCCATCATCCGCGGCACGCTGGCTGATGAAAAGGGCAACATCACGCTCGACAAGGAAGGCATGCTGCTGGAGCAGATCAACATTGCCCACGCGGCCAAGGCCTGCGGCGGCATCGTGATCGTGCAGGTGGAGCGCATCGTGAAGGCCGGCACCCTGCACCCCAAGGCGGTGAAGGTGCCCGGCGTGTCGGTGGACTACGTGCTGGTGAGCCAGCCAGAGAACCACATGCAGACCATTGCCACCCAGTTCAACCCCGCTTTCAGTGGCGACGTGCGCGTGCCCGTGAACTCGCTGGAGCCCATGCCCCTGGACGAGCGCAAGGTCATCGCCCGCCGCTGCGCCATGGAGCTGCAGCCCGGCGCCATCACCAACCTGGGCATTGGCATTCCGGCAGGCGTGCCCTCGGTGGCGGCAGAAGAGGGCGTGGCCGACCTGCTGACCCTGAGCATTGAAAGCGGCATCACCGGCGGCATTCCTGCGCAGCTGGGCGACTTTGGCGTGGCCTACAACGCGGACGCGATCATCGAGCAATCGCTGCAGTTCGACTTCTACGACGGCGGTGGGCTGGACGCGAGCTTCCTGGGCCTGGCCCAGGCCGACAACCAGGGCAACGTGAACGTGAGCAAGTTCAACGGCCGCCCTGTGGGTTGCGGCGGGTTCATCAACATCACCCGCTCCACCAAGAAGCTGGTGTTCTGCGGCACCTTCACCGCAGGCGGGCTGGAGGTGCAGGTAGCCGATGGCCGCCTGACCATCGTGAAGGAAGGCAAGTCGCGCAAGTTCATCGACAAGGTCGAGCAGATCACCTTCAACGGGCTTGATGCGGCACAGCGCCAGCAGGACGTGCTGTTTGTGACCGAGCGGGCCGTGTTCCAGCTCACCACCGAAGGGCTGGAGCTGACCGAGATTGCGCCGGGGGTGGACCTGGAGCGCGACGTGCTTGCCCACATGGGCTTCAAGCCCCTGATGCGCAATGTGCGCACCATGGATGCGGCGCTGTTCCAGGCCCAGTGGGGTGGGCTGGCTCCGTTGATGGCCAGCAGACAGAAGGTTTGA
- a CDS encoding MarR family winged helix-turn-helix transcriptional regulator yields MARRTRQLPPPPSPTDADTSVLDVAPPPSVDAVDTSYLRTLVGYNARRASLAIIEVFMERMAVYGLKVVDFSVLSLVAHNPGITSRQLCATLNVLPPNLVGLIASLERRGLIERHPHPSDGRAMGVHLTPAGAELTAQAEHTAAQLEVDATARLTSTERKTLIRLLQKIYD; encoded by the coding sequence ATGGCTCGCCGCACCCGACAACTCCCTCCGCCCCCTTCGCCAACCGATGCAGACACCAGCGTGCTGGACGTCGCACCGCCCCCATCTGTCGATGCGGTAGACACCAGCTACCTGCGCACGCTGGTGGGCTATAACGCCCGCCGCGCCTCGCTGGCCATCATTGAGGTGTTCATGGAGCGCATGGCGGTCTATGGGCTCAAGGTGGTGGATTTTTCCGTGCTGTCGCTGGTGGCGCACAACCCTGGCATCACGTCGCGCCAGCTCTGCGCCACGCTCAATGTGCTGCCACCCAACCTGGTGGGCTTGATCGCCTCATTGGAGCGGCGCGGGCTGATTGAACGCCACCCCCACCCCAGTGACGGGCGCGCCATGGGCGTGCACCTCACGCCTGCGGGCGCGGAGCTGACGGCGCAGGCCGAGCACACGGCCGCGCAACTGGAAGTGGACGCCACAGCGCGGCTGACCAGCACCGAGCGCAAGACTCTGATCCGCCTGCTGCAGAAGATTTACGACTAG
- a CDS encoding LysR family transcriptional regulator: MNPLDRMQIFARVAQLNSFTQAAQVLGIPKASASLAVQQLETQLGTRLLHRTTRRVQLTQDGQAFYERCRDVLDDVDELQAMFHQQPGSALRGRVRIDMSTGVARYMVLPHLPALLEQHPQLEVEVSSTDRRVDLVREGFDCVIRIGAVAEAGLVARPLGMVRVATCASPAYLARRGTPQTLEDLAHHELVHYVSTLGSRSQGFEVQEGDGVRFIPMAGRITVNSAEAYLGACLAGLGLIQVPLLGAQELVEQGRLVPVLEHHPPPAMPVNLLYAHRRHLPQRVRAVMDWLASVVQARLV; encoded by the coding sequence ATGAACCCACTGGACCGGATGCAGATCTTTGCGCGCGTGGCGCAGTTGAACAGCTTCACGCAGGCTGCCCAGGTACTGGGCATTCCCAAAGCCAGCGCCTCGCTGGCCGTTCAACAGCTGGAGACCCAACTGGGAACACGCCTGTTGCACCGAACCACCCGGCGGGTACAGCTGACGCAGGACGGCCAGGCGTTCTATGAACGCTGCCGGGATGTTCTGGACGATGTGGACGAGCTGCAGGCCATGTTTCACCAGCAGCCGGGGTCCGCCCTGCGCGGCAGGGTACGCATCGACATGTCCACGGGTGTGGCGCGCTACATGGTGCTTCCGCACTTGCCAGCGCTGCTGGAGCAGCACCCCCAGCTCGAAGTGGAAGTCAGCAGCACCGACCGCCGCGTTGATCTGGTACGCGAGGGTTTTGACTGCGTGATCCGCATCGGCGCGGTGGCGGAGGCCGGGCTGGTGGCAAGGCCGCTGGGCATGGTGCGGGTAGCGACGTGCGCCAGCCCTGCCTATCTGGCCCGGCGGGGCACGCCCCAGACATTGGAAGACCTGGCCCACCACGAACTGGTCCACTACGTCAGCACGCTGGGCAGCAGATCGCAGGGGTTTGAGGTGCAGGAGGGCGACGGCGTCAGGTTCATCCCCATGGCCGGGAGGATCACCGTCAACAGTGCGGAAGCCTACCTGGGCGCCTGCCTGGCAGGCCTGGGGCTGATCCAGGTCCCCCTGCTGGGGGCCCAGGAACTGGTGGAGCAAGGGCGGCTCGTGCCAGTGCTGGAGCACCACCCGCCTCCGGCCATGCCGGTCAACTTGTTGTATGCCCACCGCCGCCACCTGCCCCAGCGGGTGCGCGCCGTGATGGACTGGCTGGCCAGCGTGGTGCAGGCCAGGCTGGTCTGA
- a CDS encoding SDR family oxidoreductase, with protein sequence MNQPQDLASTPIVLITGASRGLGRSAALAAARSGIDVVLTYRQQAAEAQTVVAEIEALGRRAVALPLEVGNVAGFPAFAAQLGQALRTHWQRERFDFLVNNAGMGVHAPFAETTEAQFDALVNVHLKGVFFLTQTLLPFMNDGGRILNLSSGLARFALPGYAAYAAMKGGVEVLSRYLAKELGPRGIAVNVVAPGAIETDFGGGAVRDNAQLNAFVASQTALGRVGLPEDIGPLVASLLQPATRWVNAQRIEASGGMFL encoded by the coding sequence ATGAACCAGCCTCAAGACCTTGCTTCCACCCCCATTGTTCTCATCACCGGTGCCAGCCGGGGCTTGGGCCGCAGTGCGGCTCTGGCCGCCGCGCGCAGCGGTATTGACGTTGTGCTCACCTATCGCCAGCAGGCCGCAGAGGCCCAGACCGTGGTGGCCGAGATCGAGGCGCTCGGTCGCCGCGCGGTGGCGCTACCGCTGGAGGTGGGAAACGTTGCGGGCTTTCCCGCGTTTGCCGCTCAGCTCGGCCAGGCGTTGCGAACCCATTGGCAGCGCGAACGCTTCGACTTTCTGGTCAACAACGCTGGCATGGGGGTGCATGCTCCGTTTGCAGAGACCACCGAGGCGCAGTTTGATGCGCTGGTGAATGTGCATCTGAAGGGGGTTTTCTTTTTGACGCAGACCTTGTTGCCGTTCATGAACGATGGGGGACGCATCCTGAACCTGTCATCCGGGCTGGCTCGTTTTGCGCTGCCGGGCTACGCCGCCTATGCGGCCATGAAGGGTGGTGTTGAGGTGCTGAGCCGCTATCTGGCCAAGGAGCTGGGCCCCCGCGGCATTGCGGTGAATGTAGTGGCCCCCGGCGCCATCGAGACGGACTTTGGCGGCGGAGCCGTGCGTGACAACGCGCAGCTCAACGCCTTTGTCGCATCCCAGACTGCGCTGGGCCGCGTCGGCCTGCCCGAGGATATTGGCCCGCTGGTCGCGTCACTGCTGCAACCCGCCACCCGCTGGGTAAACGCCCAGCGCATCGAGGCCTCGGGAGGCATGTTCCTGTAA
- a CDS encoding YifB family Mg chelatase-like AAA ATPase, whose product MSLALVQSRALLGLQAPPVTVEVHLANGLPSFTLVGLADVEVKEARERVRSALQNAGLEFPHNKRITVNLAPADLPKDSGRFDLPIAMGILAASGQVDAQRLQGYEFAGELSLSGELRPVRGALATSLALAAQQVRVQMVLPPGSAEEAALVPDAQVVRARHLLDVVRAFLPPGSTAGGDADVDNDGWCRLQPTPLSAAATGPDMADVKGQAAAKRALEIAAAGGHSVLMLGPPGSGKSMLAQRFAGLLPPMTVTEALESAAVASLAGRFDPSRWGVRPTGQPHHTASAVALVGGGSPPKPGEISLAHQGVLFLDELPEFPRAALEALREPLETGHITISRAAQRADFPARFQLVAAMNPCPCGFLGSSQRACRCTPDQVSRYQGKLSGPLLDRIDLHVDVPALPAEQLLKAPQGEGTEAIRERVVQARQRAMQRQGSTNQALQGQAIDEHLHLDDTAAKFLNTTAARLGWSARSTHRALKVARTIADLAGAERTEVSHVAEAVQYRRGLHAPG is encoded by the coding sequence ATGAGTCTTGCATTGGTGCAAAGCCGCGCCCTTCTGGGGCTTCAGGCACCGCCCGTCACCGTGGAAGTGCATCTGGCCAACGGCCTGCCCAGCTTCACGCTGGTGGGTTTGGCGGACGTGGAAGTGAAGGAAGCGCGCGAGCGGGTACGTTCCGCCCTTCAGAACGCGGGGTTGGAGTTCCCCCACAACAAGCGCATCACCGTCAACCTGGCACCGGCAGACCTTCCCAAGGATTCAGGCCGGTTTGACTTGCCCATCGCCATGGGCATCCTGGCCGCCAGCGGGCAGGTGGACGCGCAGCGGCTGCAGGGGTACGAATTTGCGGGCGAACTGTCCCTGTCGGGCGAATTGCGCCCGGTGCGCGGCGCGCTGGCCACCAGTCTGGCCCTGGCAGCGCAGCAAGTGCGCGTGCAGATGGTGCTGCCGCCCGGCAGCGCCGAGGAAGCAGCGCTGGTGCCCGATGCCCAGGTCGTGCGCGCGCGCCACCTGCTGGACGTGGTGCGGGCTTTTCTGCCACCGGGCAGCACCGCCGGTGGCGATGCTGATGTAGACAACGACGGCTGGTGCCGCCTGCAGCCCACCCCACTCTCTGCAGCCGCCACCGGCCCCGACATGGCCGATGTGAAAGGCCAGGCTGCCGCCAAGCGGGCGCTGGAGATTGCAGCAGCCGGGGGGCATAGCGTGCTGATGCTGGGGCCACCGGGCTCCGGCAAATCCATGCTGGCCCAGCGCTTTGCCGGGCTGCTGCCGCCCATGACCGTGACCGAGGCGCTGGAGAGCGCCGCCGTGGCCAGCCTGGCCGGGCGCTTTGACCCGAGCCGCTGGGGCGTACGGCCCACGGGGCAGCCGCATCACACGGCATCGGCGGTTGCACTGGTCGGAGGCGGCTCACCCCCCAAACCCGGAGAAATCTCCCTGGCCCATCAAGGCGTGTTGTTTTTGGACGAGCTGCCGGAGTTTCCCCGGGCCGCGCTGGAGGCCCTGCGCGAACCGCTGGAGACAGGGCACATCACCATCTCCCGCGCGGCGCAGCGGGCGGATTTTCCGGCACGCTTCCAGCTGGTGGCGGCCATGAACCCCTGCCCTTGCGGCTTCCTCGGGTCCAGCCAGCGGGCCTGCCGCTGCACGCCCGATCAGGTGTCGCGCTACCAGGGCAAGCTCAGCGGCCCGCTGCTGGACCGCATAGACCTGCATGTGGATGTGCCCGCCCTGCCCGCAGAGCAACTGCTCAAGGCACCGCAGGGAGAAGGCACCGAGGCCATTCGCGAGCGGGTGGTGCAGGCCCGGCAACGCGCCATGCAACGCCAGGGCAGCACCAACCAGGCGCTGCAGGGCCAGGCCATTGACGAGCACCTGCACTTGGACGACACCGCCGCCAAATTCCTGAACACCACGGCAGCCCGGCTGGGCTGGTCTGCACGCAGCACCCACCGCGCCCTGAAGGTGGCGCGGACCATTGCCGATCTGGCGGGTGCCGAGCGCACCGAGGTCAGCCATGTGGCGGAAGCGGTGCAATACCGGCGTGGGCTGCACGCGCCCGGTTGA